One window of the Haloarcula halobia genome contains the following:
- a CDS encoding NUDIX hydrolase, which produces MVSDGGTREDIQDRLERLEQVYGAVTVNQTTYEVDDEQYRRVATESGREGAEVHVVVRNEADDVLVRDGKRGWTVPRGQITGEETPKAAAKRIVREKVGVDCVIEDVDSATITGYCNSDDPSAETVYQLVIVFTADVDEPPSKETDRVRWDAEPSVAGIESVR; this is translated from the coding sequence ATGGTCAGCGACGGGGGGACCCGGGAAGACATCCAGGACCGGCTGGAACGCCTGGAACAGGTCTACGGGGCAGTCACGGTGAACCAGACCACATACGAGGTCGACGACGAACAGTACCGGCGGGTCGCTACCGAGAGCGGACGGGAGGGGGCCGAAGTCCACGTGGTCGTCCGCAACGAGGCCGACGACGTGCTGGTCCGCGATGGCAAGCGCGGATGGACGGTGCCCCGCGGACAGATAACGGGCGAGGAGACGCCCAAGGCCGCGGCGAAACGCATCGTCCGGGAGAAGGTGGGCGTCGACTGCGTCATCGAAGACGTCGACAGCGCCACCATCACCGGCTACTGCAACAGCGACGACCCGTCCGCGGAGACGGTCTACCAGCTGGTCATCGTCTTCACGGCGGACGTCGACGAACCGCCGTCCAAGGAGACCGACCGGGTCCGCTGGGACGCCGAACCGTCCGTAGCCGGCATCGAGTCGGTCAGATGA
- the gltB gene encoding glutamate synthase large subunit, producing the protein MVERPTGESASGAGLVDPTDTRSNCGVGVVMDLDGGSDHWVVSDGLELLENLEHRGTTGAEENTGDGAGIMLQVPHEFFADEVDADLPAPGEYAVGTLFLPQDDGAAADLKALVETELAAEGLDVVAWRTVPTDNSDLGQTALDSEPDVVQCFVTSTSGWTGQDFENQLYVGRRALETTVKNERPEGHERFYVVSLATDVVVYKGLLKAEQLPDYYPELSDERMRSTFAMVHARFSTNTLGAWHLAHPYRRIIHNGEFNTIQGNINWMRARETDIASDRFGGDLEKVKPIIDDPEQSDTASVDNALELLLQGGRDLPHALRMLIPEAWRGEMNDVTGDRRDFYDYHASLVEPWDGPALVAATDGERIGAVLDRNGLRPCRYDILEDNTLVMSSEAGALDHDASEITERGRLQPGQCFLADPEEGRVIPDEEVFEDISDEKYGEWVAREQVDIADITDRADNTPQHSVDRLRSYQAMYGYTYDEVDHLLEPMAEKGKDPVGSMGDDTPLSVLSQFNRPLFTYFKQLFAQVTNPPLDYIREELVTSLESRLGYQRNLLEESSTHARQLVLDSPILTDEELDAIKDIDANGMSTAVVDITYEKGGDLREAVERARAEADEAAKAHDIVVLSDRAAGEGRVPIPSLLAVGGIHHHLVRNGLRNHVGLVVESADPRAVHHFATLIGYGAGAVNPYLSYQTIEDLVAGPDGADLPDAIDAYITAVEDGLLKTMAKMGISTVESYQGAQIFEAVGLSSDFVAEYFEGTTCRTEGIGIEDIEEDLLQRHEVAWSEDEPEMPRQGEYEFRSNGIHHQWNPNTVGKIQQAVRMGDYDIYKEFAELVNDQNEQLQTLRGLLELDSDRESIPIEDVEPVEDIVERFETAAMSLGSLSPEMHENNAIAMNRLGANANTGEGGEPPERFGTEKECTTKQVASGRFGVTSDYLAAADELQIKMAQGSKPGEGGHLPGKKVNEMIAHVRYATPGVGLISPPPLHDIYSIEDLKQLIHDLKASNPEADINVKLVAEDGIGTIAAGVAKANADVVHISGHDGGTGASPKTSIKNAGLPWELGVAEANQMLRATGLRSRIKITTDGGMKTGRDVAVAALFGAEGYTFGTASMVTSGCVMARQCHENTCPVGVATQNENLRSRFPGEPQHVINYMTFVAQELREIMAELGFETVEEMIGRVDVLSQRDDVTQPKAKQLDLSAVIAEPADNDGRYKQREQTHEVDEQLDWDLLEAAEPAMEHEEPVVIDTEISSVDRAVGATLSNRISRQYGQAGLPDDTIHVDFHGTAGQSFGAFLTDGVTMDLTGTANDYVGKGLSGGKLLLKTPRDAPYDPSENIVIGNVALYGATQGEIYVNGMAGERFAVRNSGVKGVVEGVGDHGCEYMTGGAIVVLGETGKNFAAGMSGGVAYVYDPDGTFEERFNDGMASMEATLEGKDRQMITRLVENHAAYTDSELAADMLDDWDAELDNFTKVMPDAYAEVIADRERDDVRNEPPKAASKVAEATEAEFAASTDD; encoded by the coding sequence ATGGTTGAGCGACCTACTGGCGAGTCTGCGAGCGGGGCCGGGCTCGTAGACCCCACGGACACGCGGTCGAACTGCGGTGTCGGGGTGGTCATGGACCTCGACGGCGGCAGCGACCACTGGGTAGTATCGGACGGGCTCGAACTGCTCGAGAACCTGGAACATCGCGGGACGACGGGCGCCGAGGAGAACACCGGCGACGGGGCCGGTATCATGCTCCAGGTGCCCCACGAGTTCTTCGCCGATGAGGTCGACGCCGACCTGCCGGCCCCGGGCGAGTACGCCGTCGGCACGCTCTTTCTGCCACAGGACGACGGCGCCGCCGCGGACCTGAAAGCCCTCGTCGAGACGGAACTGGCCGCCGAGGGGCTCGATGTCGTCGCCTGGCGGACGGTTCCCACGGACAATTCGGACCTCGGACAGACGGCGCTCGATTCGGAACCCGACGTCGTCCAGTGTTTCGTCACGTCGACGTCCGGGTGGACGGGCCAGGATTTCGAGAACCAGCTGTACGTCGGCCGCCGCGCCCTCGAGACCACCGTCAAGAACGAGCGGCCCGAGGGCCACGAGCGGTTCTACGTCGTCTCGCTGGCCACCGACGTCGTCGTCTACAAGGGCCTCCTGAAGGCCGAGCAGCTCCCCGACTACTATCCCGAACTCTCCGACGAGCGCATGCGGTCGACGTTCGCGATGGTCCACGCCCGTTTCTCGACGAACACGCTCGGCGCCTGGCACCTCGCACACCCCTACCGCCGAATCATCCACAACGGCGAGTTCAACACCATCCAGGGCAACATCAACTGGATGCGCGCCCGCGAGACGGACATCGCGAGCGACCGGTTCGGGGGCGACTTAGAGAAGGTAAAGCCCATCATCGACGACCCGGAGCAGTCCGACACCGCGAGCGTCGACAACGCGCTCGAACTCCTCCTGCAGGGCGGCCGTGACCTCCCGCACGCGCTGCGGATGCTCATCCCCGAGGCCTGGCGCGGCGAGATGAACGACGTGACCGGCGACCGGCGCGACTTCTATGACTACCACGCCTCGCTGGTCGAACCGTGGGACGGCCCCGCGCTGGTGGCGGCGACCGACGGCGAGCGTATCGGCGCGGTGCTGGACCGCAACGGCCTGCGCCCGTGCCGGTACGACATCCTCGAGGACAACACGCTCGTGATGTCCTCCGAGGCGGGTGCGCTGGACCACGACGCCAGCGAGATCACCGAACGCGGCCGCCTCCAGCCCGGCCAGTGTTTCCTCGCCGACCCCGAGGAGGGACGGGTCATCCCCGACGAGGAGGTCTTCGAGGACATCTCCGACGAGAAGTACGGCGAGTGGGTCGCCAGGGAACAGGTCGACATCGCCGACATCACCGACCGTGCGGACAACACCCCCCAGCACTCGGTCGACCGGCTGCGCAGCTACCAGGCGATGTACGGCTACACCTACGACGAGGTGGACCACCTGCTGGAGCCGATGGCCGAGAAGGGGAAAGACCCCGTCGGCTCGATGGGCGACGACACGCCGCTGTCGGTGCTCTCGCAGTTCAACCGGCCGCTCTTTACCTACTTCAAGCAGCTGTTCGCGCAGGTCACGAACCCGCCGCTCGACTACATCCGCGAGGAGCTCGTGACCTCGCTCGAGTCGCGACTGGGCTACCAGCGCAACCTGCTCGAGGAGTCCTCGACCCACGCGCGACAGCTGGTGCTCGACTCGCCGATCCTCACCGACGAGGAGCTGGACGCGATCAAGGACATAGACGCCAACGGCATGTCGACGGCGGTCGTCGACATCACCTACGAGAAGGGTGGCGACCTCCGCGAGGCCGTCGAACGGGCGCGTGCGGAGGCCGACGAGGCGGCGAAAGCGCACGATATCGTCGTGCTCTCGGACCGCGCGGCCGGCGAGGGCCGCGTTCCCATCCCCTCGCTGCTCGCCGTCGGCGGCATCCACCACCACCTCGTCCGCAACGGCCTGCGCAACCACGTCGGCCTCGTCGTCGAGTCCGCGGACCCGCGTGCGGTCCACCACTTCGCGACGCTCATCGGCTACGGCGCCGGCGCGGTCAACCCCTACCTCTCCTATCAGACCATCGAGGATCTGGTCGCCGGCCCGGACGGCGCGGACCTGCCCGACGCCATCGACGCCTACATCACGGCCGTCGAGGACGGCCTGCTGAAGACCATGGCAAAGATGGGCATCTCCACCGTCGAGTCCTACCAGGGTGCCCAGATCTTCGAGGCCGTCGGCCTCTCCTCGGACTTCGTCGCCGAGTACTTCGAGGGGACGACCTGCCGGACCGAGGGCATCGGCATCGAGGACATCGAGGAGGACCTCCTCCAGCGCCACGAGGTCGCCTGGAGCGAGGACGAACCCGAGATGCCCCGCCAGGGCGAGTATGAGTTCCGCTCGAACGGCATCCACCACCAGTGGAACCCCAACACGGTCGGCAAGATCCAGCAGGCCGTCCGCATGGGTGACTACGACATCTACAAGGAGTTCGCCGAGCTGGTCAACGACCAGAACGAGCAACTACAGACCCTGCGTGGCCTGCTCGAACTAGATTCGGACCGCGAGTCCATCCCCATCGAGGACGTCGAACCCGTCGAGGACATCGTCGAGCGCTTCGAGACGGCGGCGATGTCGCTGGGCTCGCTCTCGCCGGAGATGCACGAGAACAACGCCATCGCGATGAACCGCCTGGGGGCGAACGCCAACACCGGCGAGGGCGGCGAGCCGCCCGAGCGCTTCGGCACCGAGAAGGAGTGTACGACCAAGCAAGTGGCCTCGGGGCGCTTCGGCGTCACCTCGGACTACCTGGCAGCGGCCGACGAACTCCAGATCAAGATGGCCCAGGGCTCGAAGCCCGGCGAAGGGGGCCACCTCCCCGGCAAGAAGGTCAACGAGATGATCGCCCACGTCCGCTACGCGACGCCGGGCGTCGGTCTCATCTCGCCGCCGCCGCTGCACGACATCTACTCCATCGAGGACCTGAAACAGCTCATCCACGACCTGAAGGCAAGCAATCCGGAGGCCGACATCAACGTCAAGCTGGTCGCCGAGGACGGCATCGGCACGATCGCGGCCGGCGTCGCGAAGGCCAACGCCGACGTGGTCCACATCTCTGGCCACGACGGCGGGACCGGCGCCTCGCCCAAGACGTCCATCAAGAACGCGGGGCTCCCCTGGGAGCTCGGTGTGGCGGAGGCAAACCAGATGCTCCGCGCGACCGGCCTGCGCTCGCGCATCAAGATCACCACCGACGGCGGGATGAAGACCGGCCGCGACGTGGCCGTCGCCGCGCTCTTTGGCGCCGAGGGCTACACCTTCGGGACCGCCTCGATGGTCACCTCCGGCTGTGTGATGGCCCGGCAGTGCCACGAGAACACCTGTCCGGTCGGCGTCGCCACCCAGAACGAGAACCTCCGCAGCCGCTTCCCGGGCGAACCGCAGCACGTCATCAACTACATGACGTTCGTCGCCCAGGAGCTGCGCGAGATCATGGCCGAACTCGGCTTCGAGACCGTCGAGGAGATGATCGGCCGCGTCGACGTCCTCTCCCAGCGCGACGACGTCACCCAGCCGAAGGCGAAGCAGCTGGACCTCTCTGCGGTCATCGCCGAACCGGCCGACAACGACGGCCGCTACAAGCAGCGCGAACAGACCCACGAGGTCGACGAGCAGCTCGACTGGGACCTGCTCGAGGCCGCCGAACCGGCCATGGAGCACGAGGAACCGGTCGTCATCGACACCGAGATATCCAGCGTCGACCGCGCGGTTGGCGCGACCCTCTCGAACCGCATCAGCCGGCAGTACGGCCAGGCGGGACTCCCGGACGACACCATCCACGTCGACTTCCACGGGACGGCGGGCCAGTCTTTCGGCGCGTTTCTCACCGACGGCGTGACGATGGACCTCACCGGCACCGCCAACGACTACGTCGGCAAGGGCCTCTCGGGCGGGAAACTCCTCTTGAAGACGCCCAGAGACGCCCCGTACGACCCCAGCGAGAACATCGTCATCGGCAACGTCGCGCTCTACGGTGCGACCCAGGGCGAGATCTACGTCAACGGGATGGCCGGCGAGCGATTCGCGGTGCGCAACTCGGGCGTCAAGGGCGTCGTCGAGGGCGTCGGCGACCACGGCTGTGAGTACATGACCGGCGGTGCCATCGTCGTCCTGGGCGAGACGGGCAAGAACTTCGCGGCCGGCATGTCCGGCGGCGTCGCCTACGTCTACGACCCCGACGGCACCTTCGAGGAGCGGTTCAACGACGGGATGGCCTCGATGGAGGCGACCCTCGAGGGCAAGGACCGACAGATGATCACCCGCCTGGTCGAGAACCACGCCGCCTACACCGACTCGGAACTCGCGGCCGACATGCTGGACGACTGGGACGCGGAACTGGACAACTTCACGAAGGTGATGCCCGACGCCTACGCCGAGGTCATCGCCGACCGCGAACGCGACGACGTCCGCAACGAACCGCCCAAGGCCGCCTCGAAGGTCGCCGAGGCCACCGAGGCGGAGTTCGCCGCGTCGACGGACGACTGA
- a CDS encoding NAD-dependent epimerase/dehydratase family protein, whose translation MDRALVIGGTRFIGRHAVAEFLDADYDVTILNRGRHENPFADDPAVDHVRGDRRERETLEVARREVDPDVVVDCVAYFPADVRVATDVFADVDAYVYVSSGAAYGEERVPKREGETGLVPCDDDQATTDSRATYGPRKAEGDREVFRAAADGVRAMSVRPTVVYGPHDYTERFAYWVERVGAFDRVVVPADGLSLWQMAYVEDVASALRVVADSGTAGEAYNVGDEHAPTLGGWVDLLADACETSVETVGASRRALATAGLEPEDFPVYRDPPHLLSVAKLRSLGWSSTDHGTALERTVAEHRRNDRTGREYGPDRAVERAVLDALPE comes from the coding sequence ATGGATCGTGCCCTCGTCATCGGCGGCACCCGGTTCATCGGCCGCCACGCCGTCGCGGAGTTCCTGGACGCAGACTACGACGTGACCATCCTCAACCGGGGGCGCCACGAGAACCCCTTCGCCGACGACCCGGCCGTCGACCACGTGCGCGGTGACCGTCGCGAGCGCGAGACGCTCGAAGTCGCCCGCCGGGAGGTCGACCCCGACGTCGTCGTCGACTGCGTGGCCTACTTCCCCGCGGACGTGCGCGTCGCGACGGACGTCTTCGCCGACGTCGACGCCTACGTCTACGTCTCGAGCGGTGCCGCCTACGGCGAGGAACGGGTCCCCAAGCGGGAGGGCGAGACCGGACTGGTGCCCTGTGACGACGACCAGGCCACGACAGACAGCCGCGCGACCTACGGCCCGCGGAAGGCCGAGGGCGACCGGGAAGTCTTCCGGGCCGCGGCCGACGGCGTGCGGGCGATGAGCGTCCGGCCGACCGTCGTCTACGGGCCCCACGACTACACCGAGCGCTTCGCCTACTGGGTCGAGCGGGTGGGGGCGTTCGACCGCGTCGTCGTCCCCGCCGACGGCCTGAGCCTCTGGCAGATGGCCTACGTCGAGGACGTCGCGAGCGCGCTGCGGGTCGTCGCCGACTCGGGGACGGCCGGCGAGGCCTACAACGTCGGCGACGAGCACGCGCCGACGCTGGGCGGGTGGGTCGACCTGCTCGCCGACGCCTGCGAGACGAGCGTCGAGACGGTCGGCGCGAGCAGGCGGGCCCTCGCGACCGCGGGCCTGGAACCCGAGGACTTCCCCGTCTATCGCGACCCGCCACATCTGCTCTCGGTCGCGAAACTCCGGTCGCTCGGCTGGTCGTCGACCGATCACGGGACTGCCCTCGAGCGGACCGTCGCGGAGCACCGGCGCAACGACCGGACCGGGCGGGAGTACGGTCCCGACCGGGCGGTCGAACGGGCGGTGCTGGACGCGCTGCCCGAGTGA
- a CDS encoding glycosyltransferase produces the protein MRVAVVAMETSHYRETAGRERVERIATDLAEAGHDVSVFCSQWWDGHDSRFAPESVTYRAVTVSPTAPSFCTRLPALLARSRPDVVYAIPEPPSVVLAASAGGFLARAPLVVDWFGDESVPEGRMTRSALRTPDCLVTPSELVRTTLRERGAPDEQTTVLPESIDMDLVREADPAEEVDVVYAHPLDESANVNALFLGLAELRQKDWSATVIGDGPERETYEQEAADLRIDDRVEFVGACDRERRVSIYKGAHVFVQTAFREYFATELLWAMACGCLGIVEYQAESSAHELIEQRDRSFRVTTPQEIADRIVASADFERKHVDESWASFDHDAIRVEYEELFDRLVEEYGFV, from the coding sequence ATGCGTGTCGCGGTCGTCGCCATGGAGACGAGTCACTACCGGGAGACGGCCGGCCGCGAGCGGGTCGAACGGATCGCGACCGACCTCGCCGAGGCGGGCCACGACGTCTCGGTGTTCTGCTCGCAGTGGTGGGACGGCCACGACAGCCGGTTTGCCCCCGAGTCGGTGACCTACCGGGCGGTCACCGTCTCGCCGACGGCCCCCTCCTTCTGTACGCGGCTCCCGGCCCTGCTGGCCCGGTCTCGTCCCGACGTCGTCTACGCGATACCGGAGCCACCCTCCGTCGTGCTGGCCGCCAGTGCCGGGGGGTTCCTGGCCCGCGCGCCGCTGGTCGTCGACTGGTTCGGCGACGAGTCCGTGCCAGAGGGACGGATGACCCGGTCGGCGCTGCGGACGCCGGACTGTCTCGTCACGCCCTCCGAGCTGGTCCGGACGACCCTCCGCGAGCGGGGCGCACCCGACGAACAGACCACCGTCCTGCCCGAGAGCATCGACATGGATCTGGTCCGCGAGGCCGACCCCGCCGAGGAGGTGGACGTCGTCTACGCCCACCCGTTAGACGAGAGCGCGAACGTCAACGCGCTCTTTCTCGGCCTGGCCGAACTCCGACAGAAAGACTGGTCGGCGACGGTCATCGGCGACGGCCCCGAGCGCGAGACCTACGAGCAGGAGGCCGCGGACCTGCGCATCGACGACCGGGTCGAGTTCGTCGGGGCCTGCGACCGCGAGCGGCGGGTCTCCATCTACAAGGGCGCCCACGTCTTCGTCCAGACGGCCTTCAGGGAGTACTTCGCAACCGAACTGCTGTGGGCGATGGCCTGTGGCTGTCTCGGCATCGTCGAGTACCAGGCCGAGTCCAGCGCCCACGAGCTCATCGAACAGCGCGACCGGAGCTTCAGGGTCACCACTCCCCAGGAGATCGCCGACCGCATCGTCGCGTCGGCCGACTTCGAACGCAAGCACGTCGACGAGTCGTGGGCGTCCTTCGACCACGACGCAATCCGGGTCGAGTACGAGGAACTGTTCGACCGCCTGGTTGAGGAGTACGGGTTCGTCTGA
- a CDS encoding S9 family peptidase — translation MYEYDLERYLNVRSAYGASVSADGTLSFLLDTTGVGQVWTLEEPRGWPEQRTFFDEPVGFVDYAPQRDELVFGMDEGGNERAQLYRLDSENRITNLTAHPEAKHRWGGWRHDGEAFAFASNRRDEAVFDVYVQGRDVTGTDAELIHEGDGWLSVGGWSPDDSHLVVSEAHSSFDQDLYVLDVERGDLTHLTPHEGTVRYLSASWGPEGDGLYLVTDHDSDRLYLARLDLDGTLEPVREDSQWNIDGVALDQATGRITVSRNVDGYNELTVGELTGPTTIDSFPIPDLPGGLAGGVAWGPDADRFAVSVTGRTVNTNLFVVETETGATERWTAASTAGIPRETFVEPAVVRFESFDGREIPALFSLPDGAGEDGDTPVIVDIHGGPESQRRPSFAGLTQYFLSRGYAVFEPNVRGSTGYGTAYTHLDDVEKRMDSVKDLRAGVDWLHAHPAVDDDRIVAMGGSYGGFMVLAALTEYPDLWAAGVDVVGIANFVTFLENTGEWRRELREAEYGSLEDDREFLESISPLNNADRIAAPLFVLHGANDPRVPVGEAEQIAAEVESHGVPVERLIFENEGHGISKRENRIEAYSRVVEFLDEHV, via the coding sequence GTGTACGAGTACGACCTCGAACGCTACCTGAACGTCCGCAGCGCCTACGGCGCGTCCGTCTCCGCCGACGGGACGCTCTCCTTTCTCCTGGACACGACAGGCGTGGGACAGGTCTGGACCCTCGAGGAGCCACGCGGGTGGCCCGAACAGCGGACCTTCTTCGACGAACCGGTCGGCTTCGTCGACTACGCGCCCCAGCGAGACGAACTCGTCTTCGGGATGGACGAGGGGGGCAACGAGCGCGCCCAGCTGTACCGCCTGGACAGCGAGAACCGCATCACGAACCTCACCGCCCACCCCGAGGCGAAACACCGCTGGGGCGGGTGGCGACACGACGGGGAAGCCTTCGCGTTCGCCTCGAACCGCCGGGACGAGGCCGTCTTCGACGTCTACGTCCAGGGGCGCGACGTCACCGGCACCGACGCCGAACTGATACACGAGGGCGACGGGTGGCTCTCGGTCGGTGGGTGGTCGCCCGACGACAGTCACCTCGTCGTCAGCGAGGCCCACTCCAGTTTCGACCAAGACCTCTACGTGCTGGACGTCGAGCGCGGCGACCTGACACACCTCACCCCCCACGAGGGGACCGTCCGCTATCTCAGCGCGTCCTGGGGCCCCGAGGGCGACGGCCTCTACCTCGTCACCGACCACGACAGCGACCGGCTGTACCTCGCCCGCCTCGATCTGGACGGGACGCTCGAACCGGTCCGCGAGGACTCACAGTGGAACATCGACGGCGTCGCGCTGGACCAGGCGACGGGGCGCATCACCGTCTCGCGCAACGTCGACGGCTACAACGAGCTGACCGTCGGCGAGCTCACGGGACCGACGACAATCGACTCGTTTCCCATACCGGACCTGCCGGGCGGCTTGGCCGGCGGCGTCGCGTGGGGCCCCGACGCCGACCGCTTCGCGGTCAGCGTGACGGGCCGGACGGTGAACACGAACCTCTTCGTGGTTGAGACGGAGACGGGCGCCACGGAGCGCTGGACGGCCGCGTCGACGGCCGGCATCCCCCGCGAGACGTTCGTCGAACCCGCGGTGGTCCGCTTCGAGTCCTTCGACGGTCGGGAGATTCCCGCGCTGTTCTCGCTCCCCGACGGCGCTGGTGAGGACGGCGACACGCCGGTCATCGTCGACATCCACGGCGGTCCCGAGAGCCAGCGCCGGCCCTCCTTCGCGGGGCTGACCCAGTACTTCCTCTCGCGGGGCTACGCCGTCTTCGAGCCCAACGTCCGCGGGTCGACCGGCTACGGGACGGCCTACACCCACTTAGACGACGTCGAGAAACGGATGGACTCGGTGAAGGACCTCCGGGCCGGCGTCGACTGGCTACACGCTCACCCGGCGGTCGACGACGACCGAATCGTCGCGATGGGGGGGTCCTACGGCGGGTTCATGGTCCTCGCGGCGCTCACCGAGTACCCGGACCTCTGGGCGGCCGGCGTCGACGTCGTCGGCATCGCGAACTTCGTCACGTTCCTCGAGAACACCGGCGAGTGGCGCCGCGAGCTCCGGGAGGCGGAGTACGGGTCGCTGGAGGACGACCGCGAGTTCCTCGAGTCCATCTCGCCGCTCAACAACGCCGACCGCATCGCCGCGCCGCTTTTCGTCCTCCACGGGGCCAACGACCCCCGCGTGCCGGTCGGGGAGGCCGAACAGATCGCCGCCGAGGTCGAGTCCCACGGCGTCCCGGTCGAGAGACTTATCTTCGAGAACGAGGGACACGGCATCAGCAAGCGCGAGAACCGCATCGAGGCCTACTCGCGCGTCGTCGAGTTCCTGGACGAACACGTCTGA
- a CDS encoding NAD(P)-dependent glycerol-1-phosphate dehydrogenase, translating to MFDKTTWIRLPRNVVVGHGVLDQTIDAVTELHLSGKPLVVSSPTPYEVAGERVVRQFAEAGYDPAEVVIEEASFAAVQEVISHAEHVDAGFMIGVGGGKAIDITKMAADDLGLGFVSVPTAASHDGIVSGRGSVPEGDTRHSVAAEPPLAVVADTQILSKAPWRLTTAGCADIISNFTAVRDYELAHRLKNVPYSEYAGALAQMTAEMLVESADSIKQGLEESAWIVVKALVSSGVAMSIAGSSRPASGAEHLFSHQLDRLAPGSALHGHQVGVGAVMTEYLHTGPQGRWRDVRDALAAIGAPTTAEGLGIDGETVIEALTTAHEIRDRYTILGDGMSEDAALEAATVTGVI from the coding sequence ATGTTCGACAAGACCACCTGGATTCGCCTGCCGCGCAACGTCGTGGTGGGCCACGGCGTCTTGGACCAGACCATCGACGCCGTCACCGAACTCCATCTCAGCGGCAAGCCGCTGGTCGTCTCGTCGCCCACGCCATACGAGGTAGCCGGCGAGCGGGTCGTCCGGCAGTTCGCCGAGGCGGGCTACGACCCCGCCGAGGTGGTCATCGAGGAGGCCAGCTTCGCCGCGGTACAGGAGGTCATCAGCCACGCCGAGCACGTCGACGCGGGGTTCATGATCGGGGTCGGCGGCGGGAAGGCCATCGACATCACGAAGATGGCGGCCGACGACCTGGGACTGGGCTTCGTCTCGGTCCCGACGGCCGCCAGCCACGACGGTATCGTCTCGGGTCGGGGGTCGGTCCCGGAGGGGGACACCCGCCATAGCGTCGCGGCCGAACCGCCGCTGGCCGTGGTCGCCGACACACAGATTCTCTCGAAGGCACCGTGGCGACTCACCACGGCAGGCTGTGCGGACATCATTTCGAACTTCACGGCCGTCCGCGACTACGAGCTGGCCCACCGGCTGAAGAACGTCCCCTACTCGGAGTACGCCGGCGCGCTCGCCCAGATGACCGCCGAGATGCTCGTCGAGAGCGCCGACTCCATCAAGCAGGGGTTAGAGGAGTCGGCCTGGATCGTCGTGAAGGCGCTGGTCTCCTCGGGCGTGGCGATGTCCATCGCGGGGTCCTCCCGTCCCGCGAGCGGCGCCGAGCACCTCTTTTCGCACCAACTCGACCGCCTCGCGCCGGGGTCGGCGCTGCACGGCCACCAGGTCGGCGTCGGCGCCGTCATGACCGAGTACCTCCACACCGGGCCCCAGGGGCGCTGGCGGGACGTCCGCGACGCGCTCGCGGCCATCGGTGCGCCCACCACTGCCGAGGGACTCGGCATTGACGGCGAGACGGTCATCGAGGCGCTGACGACCGCCCACGAGATTCGCGACCGCTACACCATCCTGGGCGACGGGATGAGCGAAGACGCGGCGCTCGAGGCGGCGACGGTGACGGGCGTCATCTGA